A window of the Lactuca sativa cultivar Salinas chromosome 5, Lsat_Salinas_v11, whole genome shotgun sequence genome harbors these coding sequences:
- the LOC111910122 gene encoding probable 2-oxoglutarate-dependent dioxygenase AOP1 — translation MGSQAPLGLPTIDFSDVHKYNRGTLVWDSTKTQVLEALQDYGCFEASFNRISPATRKSMFASLEQLFDLPLETKVRNIPDKIFNGYIGQAKEIPIYESLGIEDPESFTNLMWPHGNTEFSNNIQVYREKLREVDEIVRTMVLESLHMEKYIEEHMELTSNLIRVMKYRAPEKDESNMGLLSHADKNMLTILHQNEVEGLQVQKKDGEWIKVKLSSNSFVVMVGETFRVWTNGRLHAATHRVVMSGDKNRFSIGFFSVPKWGKILKAPEEMVDDEHPILFKPFDFGEFMKFFSRKENVNDKFGLEKYCGVSY, via the exons ATGGGTTCTCAAGCACCTCTTGGACTCCCCACCATAGATTTCTCCGACGTACACAAGTACAACCGAGGAACCCTTGTTTGGGACTCAACAAAAACACAAGTGTTGGAAGCCCTCCAAGATTATGGATGTTTTGAAGCATCTTTCAATAGGATTTCACCTGCTACTCGAAAATCAATGTTCGCTTCATTGGAACAACTTTTTGATCTTCCATTAGAAACAAAGGTAAGAAACATCCCTGACAAAATCTTTAATGGTTACATCGGACAAGCCAAAGAGATCCCAATCTATGAAAGCTTGGGAATTGAAGACCCTGAAAGCTTCACTAATCTCATGTGGCCCCACGGCAACACTGAATTCAG CAACAACATACAAGTCTATCGGGAGAAGTTAAGAGAGGTAGACGAAATTGTGAGGACGATGGTTTTGGAGAGTCTGCATATGGAGAAATACATTGAGGAACACATGGAGTTAACAAGTAATCTAATCCGGGTTATGAAATATAGAGCACCTGAGAAAGACGAATCCAATATGGGACTACTAAGTCATGCCGATAAGAATATGTTGACAATTTTGCATCAAAACGAAGTTGAAGGGCTTCAAGTGCAAAAGAAAGATGGAGAGTGGATTAAAGTGAAACTTTCATCAAACAGTTTTGTTGTTATGGTCGGAGAAACCTTCCGG GTTTGGACAAATGGCCGATTGCATGCAGCGACTCATAGGGTGGTTATGAGCGGAGATAAAAACCGGTTTTCAATTGGGTTTTTTTCGGTTCCAAAATGGGGGAAAATCCTAAAAGCCCCTGAAGAAATGGTAGATGATGAACATCCGATACTCTTTAAACCTTTTGATTTTGGAGAATTTATGAAATTCTTCTCTCGCAAAGAAAATGTGAATGATAAATTTGGGCTGGAAAAATATTGTGGCGTGTCTTACTGA